The region ACTGGGTCTTTAAAAATTTCATTCCATCTATCAAAAGAAAGGTTAGTTGTAATTAGAGTAGATTTTCTTTCTGCCCTAAGAGAGATATGAGTAAATAAAAGTTCACTACCTTCCTTATCAAATGAAATATAACCAAGCTCATCAGCAATTATTAAATCATATTTTTCAAATTTCCTTTCCATAGACCGTAAGGTCTTTTCGCTTCGTGATTCTTTAAGCTGATTAATTAGAGATGGTACTGTAGTAAATAAAACTTTGTATCCGGCATTACAAGCTTTTATGCCTAAACCTATAGCTATGTGAGTTTTCCATTTACCAGGATTCCCTGCAAGGATTACATTTTGTCCATTCTTTATAAAATCTAGACTGCAAAGTGTTTTTAATTTATCTCTTGCATCAATTGGTAAATCTTCTATTACTAGATCTTCAATATATTTTTTATAAGGAAATTTAGCTTTTCGTATTCTATTTTTCCTACCATTTTCTTTTCTAACATCATAAGCTTCTTTAAAGATATCACATAGAAAATCTTCATAAGCTTTATTTTCTCTGTTAGCTTCATTTATTTTCTCTTCTAAAATACTTCTGATACCTGGAATTTTTAATTCTTTGATATATCCTTTTATTTCATTTATAATATTTTTATCCATTAAACTACACCTCCTTCCTCAAAGGATTTTAGCCCTTCTTTATTAAGGAAGTCAGCATAATTTTCAATAAGTTCTTTAGATTTTTGTTCAATTTCTGTATATTCTGTATCTGTAAAACTTTGTTGGTTTATCACTGATTTCCTATTTAAGATCATTTTAATTGCATCAGTAGAAACAGTATTTTTATTGATCTTTTCTAATTTTTTAATAGCCTCTATAACTTTACTAAAACTATTTTCATTAATAATTTGAATAAGGTCTATGAAATCTTTGGTATTATTGGTATAATAATTATTGTATATGTTTTGAAGCTCTGGAGCCATTTGATATCTTGCTGTAGATGAATGGAAGGCCCCAGGCTTCTTTTTTAATGTTTTAAGATAATGTTCTACTTTTATTGACCATGAATGATTTTCATAACTTCTTTTATGAGTGGCTACTAGTTTATTATCATAGTATATTTTGATTTTTTCGGGATATATTTTTACAAATGTAAATTTGCCAACTAAATCTTCTGGAACTGAATATTTATTCTGATCTATATTAATAACAGAATATTTATTTACTCTAAGTTCTTTTGTTCTTGCAATATCATAATCTGGTTTAATGGTTAACAAATAATCTTTTTCTTCTTTTAATATGTCCTCCGGACTTTTTCCGTTAAAATAGTTATTTTTTCTACTGTTTAGTTTAAAAAGTTTTTTTATTAAATGTTCATTAGCCTCTTCAACCGAGTTAAATTTATCATTAAGTGCAAAGGCTTTACGCCTTATGTATTCAACACTTCTTTCTACATGACCTTTTTCATTTCCACTACGTATATTACAAAATCTAAAATTAAAACCATAATAAAGTGATAGCTTTAAAAGTTCTTCTGTAGGAATCTTTTCTGCTTTATTTACAAACTTTTTAACTGCTTGTTTCATATTATCATACACAAAAACTTTAT is a window of Caldisalinibacter kiritimatiensis DNA encoding:
- the istB gene encoding IS21-like element helper ATPase IstB, encoding MDKNIINEIKGYIKELKIPGIRSILEEKINEANRENKAYEDFLCDIFKEAYDVRKENGRKNRIRKAKFPYKKYIEDLVIEDLPIDARDKLKTLCSLDFIKNGQNVILAGNPGKWKTHIAIGLGIKACNAGYKVLFTTVPSLINQLKESRSEKTLRSMERKFEKYDLIIADELGYISFDKEGSELLFTHISLRAERKSTLITTNLSFDRWNEIFKDPVMTAAMIDRLTHKSYMVNMNGNSYRMKETKKWLKNQQ
- the istA gene encoding IS21 family transposase yields the protein MISLVQKQEIILSHFREGKSQWQIHRETGIARKTIRKYIKEYERKKEELNKEGVNKEEIIEEIVSKPKYDSSNRKRRVLTNEIMEKIDKYLKENELKRSSGRKKQQMKAIDIHEALVDEGHEISYSTVCNYVREKKNKAKEAYIRQEYDFGEVVEFDWGHLKLNINGKVKNLHIAIFTTAKSSYRYAYIYPNQKMENFLDAHVKFINHVGGVYKVFVYDNMKQAVKKFVNKAEKIPTEELLKLSLYYGFNFRFCNIRSGNEKGHVERSVEYIRRKAFALNDKFNSVEEANEHLIKKLFKLNSRKNNYFNGKSPEDILKEEKDYLLTIKPDYDIARTKELRVNKYSVINIDQNKYSVPEDLVGKFTFVKIYPEKIKIYYDNKLVATHKRSYENHSWSIKVEHYLKTLKKKPGAFHSSTARYQMAPELQNIYNNYYTNNTKDFIDLIQIINENSFSKVIEAIKKLEKINKNTVSTDAIKMILNRKSVINQQSFTDTEYTEIEQKSKELIENYADFLNKEGLKSFEEGGVV